TCTCCGCAAGGACGCAAGGCAACCGCGTCCCAGATCCGTACATCCCGTGAGGTCGCGACCAATATCACCGGTGCACCGTCGACCCGGGCGAACAGCGGTGCCGCACATCGCGCAATTGTGCGGCCTCCGGTGAATCCCTCCAGCGGCGACCCCATCGGAGCGGCTGTCTCCAGATCCCAGATCCGAACGGTGTTGTCGTAGCCAAGAGTCGCAACGACCGGGTTTCCCCCCAGTCGTCCAAGAGCCCCCGCCATCACGAATTCGGTGTGCCCGAGAAACGGACCGGCGACAGCCGAGCGGCTCACGACATCGTGCAGATGAACGCTGTTGCCCTCGAGCATGGAGAACACCACCGGTCGCGTGCCGTGGAAGGCGACGCCGACCGCGATCGCCGCGGGTGTGAGGTCCTCCACGTTGAAATGCGCGTGAGGTCGAGTCGGCCAATCGGCCTCACGACCCGTCACCTGCCACACATACGCATGATCCGATGTCGTCGCGAGAACGATCTCCAGTCCGCGGCCCACACGTCTTACGGCGAGGTGTGAGATGCCTCCGATGTGGCCCACCAGTGGAGCTCCGACCACATCTCCGGATGCGGCGTCCCAGACCCGGACCGTACCGTCCTCACCACCGCTGACGACGACCCACGCGCCGTCCAGCTCACCGAACGTCACACAGCGCACCGCGTTGGTGTGTCCCTTCAAAGGCGAGCCGAGGGCGGCCCCCAGAAACGGGTCCCAGAGCCGGACAGTGGTGTCGGACCCTCCCGTAGCGACCACCGCCCGTCCTCCTATGACGCCGAACGCCACAGCGGATACCTCACCGGAATGCCCCTCCATGGGACGACCGACCGGGGTCCGCGATCGCAGGTCCCAGAGCCGGGCAGTGGCGTCCTCGCCTCCGGTGACGACCAGAGGGCGACCTTGGAACTCGCCGAACGCCGTGGCGGACACCGCGCGCGTGTGCCCCTCGTCGGGTTGGTCCGCCGTCAGATCCCAGATACGCGCGGTGCGGTCGTCGCTGACCGTGACCGCGAGGGAAGCGTCTCCACGGTTGGTGAGAGCCGCCGCGGTGATGCGTTCGACATGGCCGCGCAGCGGATGTCCGAGCGGCTGAAGCGTACGCAGATCCCACAGACGTGCCTCGTGACGTCCACTGCTCAGCGCGACCGGACGCCCGTCGGACTCCCCGATGACGGCGGATGTGACTCCGCTACCCGCCCAGTAGACGTGAGCCGTGACCGGTTCGCCGATCTGGCGGCGGTCGGCCAGGTCCCACCGGCTGAGCATCCCCGCGCGGTCTCCGACGAGTGCCACGGCCCTGCCGTCCATCCGTGCCACACAGACCGAAGTGACCGCTTGCGCAGGGCCGATGAGCGGGCTTCCGTCGATACGCGCGTCACCCCCGTCAAAGATCTCGCTCAGGTCCCAGACATGGACGGCCTTGTCCTCACCACCGGTGACGGCGATGGGACGACCGTCGAGCTCGCCCAGATCGGCGTCCCAGACCGTCCTTCTGTGCGTGCTCAGTTCACTGCCGAGCTGACGTCTGCTGACGAGATCCCAGATCCGCGCCGTACCGTCTGCGCTCGCCGTCAGCACCACCGGGCGCCCGTGGACGGTTCCCACGACGATGCTCTCGACCCGGTTCGTGTGCCCTGTCAGCGGTTGTCCGTATTCCTGGCCCGCCGACAGGTCCCAGATCCGCACGGTGCCATCCTCCGCACCGGTGAGGGCGACGGTGTAGTCGCCCAGATCCCCGATGGCAATGGCACTCACCCTGATGCCCACCGACAGCGGATCGCCGATCCGACGCTGCGACGTGAGGTCCCAGACGAGGGCCGTCCCGTCCGCACTTCCTGTCACCGCGATGGGGCGCCCGTCGAGACTCCCGACCGCGACGCAGTCGACGGACTTGCCGTGACCGCTGAGCAGCCGGTGCACCCCGCTTGTCGACCACCAGGCCCACCGAGCCGACCAGGGAAGCGATACACCCAGCTCGCCGATTCTTTCCGCCAGTTGGTCGGCCTCGCAGCGGCGGGCCGACAATTGCAGATCGGCTGCTCGCTCCCCCATGGCCCGGTCACTCGTCAGCCGGTGGGCCGCCTGTTCGTACGAGCCGCGGATACGCCGCGGCCCCTCGCCCTCGATCGACGCGAACGCCCCCAGCAGGGTGAGGCGTTCACTGGCCAGCAGAAAGCCCGGATCCTCGACGAGCCCGGCGAGCACCCCCGCAGCCGCCGCGTGTGTGGCCATGTGCTGACGCACGTACGGAACGGCGAGGAACCAGTCGGGGCGTCCGTCCGACGATTCCGGGACAAGGGACTTGAGGGCTTCGACGACCGACCTCTGGATGTCTTCCGGCGGGCGGTCGGCGGTCGCGCGCAGGTGCTCGGCCAGCGCCTTGTGGTAGAGCCGATAGGCCGAACGCCGGTCGTCGTCGATGACTTCGGCAATGTACGCCTCACCGACGTCCAGGACCCAGGACACGTCCTCCTCGGTGCAGGGAATCCCCGAGATAACCGAACTGAGCGCCGTCCAGACCAGTCCCCGGGGAAGCCCCTTACCTTCGGAGAAGGCAAGGGCGAGCAGCATGCGCCGCACCCGGGGCTCGTCGGGGCCGAAGCGGGCCAGGTAGTCGTCGAACGCCTCACCGATCTCACTGGGTAAGGTCTCCGCCCAGCCGGGCCGGCCGACGTCCACCGCTGTCTGGTCCGACCGCAGGGTACGTGCGGTCGTCCTCGCGTAGAGAAATACACCCGCGGCCTTCTCGGCGACGCCTCTCGCGACGACCCTGGCGAGTTCTCGCCGGCCACGGTACGGAGTGCGTACGTCGGACTCCTCCGTGGCGAGAAGCACCCGTGTGACGTACCCGGCGACATCGTCCTCGCCGGCACGGTATTCGGGCCGGTCCAGATCCATGCAGAGGAAGGTCGGCCCGAGAGGTGCGACCAGTTCGTGCCGGGTCCCCACCAGGAGCCGTACACCCTGGATCTCCGACATCGGACGCAGCAGTTCCCGAGTGATCCTTCGCGGCTCACCATGACCGCCCGCGTCCGCCGCGGTGTCCGACCCCGCCTCGTCCACGGCGTCAACGACAATGATCAGCGGCGATCCCTGGCGGCCTCGCCTGGTGAGTTCCTGGAGCAGCGCGGCGGCGCCGTCCGCCACCACGTCGAGGGCGGTGGCGAGCCGTTCCACGACCTCTTCCAACCGCTTGTGGCGGGCGTGCACGGCCGCCGTGACGCATCCCGGGGGAACGACGGTCTCAGGGGCGACACCGCCGAGGTCGAGCCGCGAACGGTACGGGCTGTCCGACAGCGCGACGATCCTTCCGAGGACAGCGGACTTCCCACAGCCCGGACTGCCGGTGACGACGCGCCCCCGGCCGTCCCCGACCTCTGCGGTCAGCCAGGCAACCAGTTCGGACAGGACACGGATGCGTCCGCTGAAGTACAGGCCCTGCTCCGACTCGAACTCCACACCGCGCGAGCGGGGTCCGAAGTGTTCGGTGAGGTCGCGCGCGACCACCCGGCGCTGCACTTCGAGGTCGGTACCGAGGGGCGGCAGTTCCTCCTCGTACCCGGCGTTCGGAAGGAAGGGGGCCAGGCCGGTGACGAGTCCACTCGCCAACTCGGCCCGCTGGCCCCGTCCGTCGCCCTCGAAACGTTCGTTGACCGCTTTCACCAGCTCGGTGAGGTCGAGGTACTGCTGCCGCTGACCGGTGCGTCC
This window of the Streptomyces niveus genome carries:
- a CDS encoding caspase family protein yields the protein MSRRYFIALGSGRYRHLPEDEQLLSVSKDVRATASLFASFGYEPVLPGLGEYDGAEQIRQKLSHWSEDTNLTSDDVVVVYFAGHGSVAERDRHYLLCWDSRDEDLATTALATEDLVRILCRGSLRHLLLILDTCAAGAGGAEASAVALRTIAYRNAHADSTGLWFLASARRKDIAEDGAFVAALSEAVGTTTGRTGQRQQYLDLTELVKAVNERFEGDGRGQRAELASGLVTGLAPFLPNAGYEEELPPLGTDLEVQRRVVARDLTEHFGPRSRGVEFESEQGLYFSGRIRVLSELVAWLTAEVGDGRGRVVTGSPGCGKSAVLGRIVALSDSPYRSRLDLGGVAPETVVPPGCVTAAVHARHKRLEEVVERLATALDVVADGAAALLQELTRRGRQGSPLIIVVDAVDEAGSDTAADAGGHGEPRRITRELLRPMSEIQGVRLLVGTRHELVAPLGPTFLCMDLDRPEYRAGEDDVAGYVTRVLLATEESDVRTPYRGRRELARVVARGVAEKAAGVFLYARTTARTLRSDQTAVDVGRPGWAETLPSEIGEAFDDYLARFGPDEPRVRRMLLALAFSEGKGLPRGLVWTALSSVISGIPCTEEDVSWVLDVGEAYIAEVIDDDRRSAYRLYHKALAEHLRATADRPPEDIQRSVVEALKSLVPESSDGRPDWFLAVPYVRQHMATHAAAAGVLAGLVEDPGFLLASERLTLLGAFASIEGEGPRRIRGSYEQAAHRLTSDRAMGERAADLQLSARRCEADQLAERIGELGVSLPWSARWAWWSTSGVHRLLSGHGKSVDCVAVGSLDGRPIAVTGSADGTALVWDLTSQRRIGDPLSVGIRVSAIAIGDLGDYTVALTGAEDGTVRIWDLSAGQEYGQPLTGHTNRVESIVVGTVHGRPVVLTASADGTARIWDLVSRRQLGSELSTHRRTVWDADLGELDGRPIAVTGGEDKAVHVWDLSEIFDGGDARIDGSPLIGPAQAVTSVCVARMDGRAVALVGDRAGMLSRWDLADRRQIGEPVTAHVYWAGSGVTSAVIGESDGRPVALSSGRHEARLWDLRTLQPLGHPLRGHVERITAAALTNRGDASLAVTVSDDRTARIWDLTADQPDEGHTRAVSATAFGEFQGRPLVVTGGEDATARLWDLRSRTPVGRPMEGHSGEVSAVAFGVIGGRAVVATGGSDTTVRLWDPFLGAALGSPLKGHTNAVRCVTFGELDGAWVVVSGGEDGTVRVWDAASGDVVGAPLVGHIGGISHLAVRRVGRGLEIVLATTSDHAYVWQVTGREADWPTRPHAHFNVEDLTPAAIAVGVAFHGTRPVVFSMLEGNSVHLHDVVSRSAVAGPFLGHTEFVMAGALGRLGGNPVVATLGYDNTVRIWDLETAAPMGSPLEGFTGGRTIARCAAPLFARVDGAPVILVATSRDVRIWDAVALRPCGEPLCGEDRSLVSVDILRPSDGRATVVTGAANGVVRTHSLDDGRQVAAQLTSVSQRITDSTAVQLQGEGVVVRSSWTQAEVWSLGSRKRLDRRSGTSWRACLQAVDGGAVVVSVAGDYALHAWDLHTQAPVCPPMIGHTADVMTLRTAVVDGGPIVASASRDGTVRLWDISTGRPYAQPLGGHEMGAYGLEIARLDGRDVIISGAGDGRLRFWDLADGRDAGVELAPFPSAVRAIRSADVHGAPITVAADRYGLMRVWEMGSSLWTAELEIGSGINGIALDSDGRVCVATDMGVVALRLNPSRLAKEGGVL